The DNA window atttattaataccttATCATCGGCTATAACCGGAACTAATAATACAGATAAGTTCCAAAATACGGTAAATACAATACCAGAATTTGATCCATCATTAAAAAACCAAACGATGTCTAtgtggttaaataaaataaatgagtgtGCTTCCATTTTTGGTTGGTCCGAAAGACAAACTATTCATTTCGCTTTATCTAGACTTAGTGGTTTAGCAAAGATGTGGTACGAAAGTCTACCCTCACTTCTTTATTCTTGGTCCGATTGGCAAAATAAGTTGTTAGATGCATTTCCTTGCCATGAAAACTATGGTCAACTTTTAAATGATATGCTTTTAAGGAGGGCAAGATTCGGCGATTCATTAGAggaatatttttacgaaaaaagTGTTCTTTTAAATCGATATGGTATTAGTGGTAGAAAAGCTGTTGACTGTATTATTTTTGGTATCGATGATCGAACAATTAGAATGGGTGCAGAAGCTGCACAATATGAAGATCCCAATAAGTTATTAACGTTTTTGAAAAGTGTTAAGGTTACAAAAAGAGTAgataaaacaattgttaataattctaatcAAAGTacccaaaattttaataatattaagcgaACATTCCCTGAAAGACGATCTAACGTACATTGTTACAACTGTGGTCAAACTGGCCATTATAGCTCCAAATGTCTTCAACCTATTAAACGTTGCATTAAATGTCGTCTCATTGGTCATTTAGCTAGTGAATGCACGAAAGAAAACATATCTAGTGGAAATAATCAAAACTCTAATTCTGTTAATACAGGAAATAATAGCGATAAAActgttatgaatataaatagttcGAATGATGATGAAAAATACTACAAGAAAGCTTTCGTTAATGGTGTTATGGTAGAGTCGTTTGTTGATTTAGGTAGTAGAAAAACATTATTACGCGAGACCGAAGCCCGAAAAATATTGAGTACGTggaataaaagtaatactaaCACTTTAGTAGGGTTCGGTAATTCGACCGTCACACCAATAGGTAGTAGTGATGCGCAAGTCATTGTTGACGGTGTTTCTGGTATAACAGAGATTCTTATTGTACCTGATATATTTTTGCCAAAATATCCAATGTTAATTGGTCATTCGTATACTGAACAAAGTCATATTGTCATAATTAAAACTAGTGatactttaaaaatcattactaatataaatgaaacgGACATTGAaaaattcgatattaaattaaaatctaatgttGTTATTAATGGATTGACAATAGTTGATGTTTATTGTGAGCCAAATTATAAAGGTGAATTGTATATAGAAGGAAGTCTAAGATTAGAACCgcgtaaagaatattttgtgttaaagGGGTTATATACGATTGATAGTGATAAtagtaaaatacttattaaatctaAACCAAATTCAAATGTTACGTTATTACAAGGAGATACAATAGCAagagcatttaaaataaaacaaaaaccagTATTAAGTGAAAACGTGTTGCGTATCGAAGAAGAAAATTTATGTGAATttgataatactaaaaataatatagaagataaagatataataatagacaatagtatagaaaaacaatatcgtgatatgttaataacattgttaaataattatagaaactgTTTCGCTTTTAATTTAAGAGAATTAGGTTGTACTAAAGATGGAGagctcaatattaaattaaccgaTGATCGACCAATTGTGTATAGACCTTATCGTTTGtcgtttgatgaaaaaaaagtagttaGGAATATGATTGACGAGATGATGACAGCTGGTATAATACGTGAATCAAATTCTCAATTTGCTAGTCCAATAATTATCGTTAAAAAGAAAACTGGCGATCGGAGATTGTGTGTTGATTTTAGGGCGCTTAACCGGAAAACCGTTAAAGAACACTATCCCCTACCTCGAATCGAAGACCAGCTGGACAATTTGTCAGGCTACAAATACTTTACTACTTTAGACCTTGCCTCTGGTTATTATCAGGTGCCAATTTGTGAAGAAAGCAAACATATAACTGCATTTGTTACTCCAGAAGGGCAATACGAGTTTAACCGGATGCCCTTTGGCCTGGCAAATGCTCCAGCTGTCTTCCAAAGGATTATAAACAAAGTCTTAAGCAAAACGAACTCGGATGTAGCCATGGCATACATGgatgatattattattccttCAAAAACGGTTGAGGAaggattacataaattaaaaactattttagaacTATTAAAATCATCAGGCCTAACACTTAAATTATCGAAATGTAACTTTTTCATGACCACTGTAGACTTTCTAGGTTTTGAACTTTCCGAAAGCGGTATAAAGCCCGGTTCACAGAAAACCGATGCAGTAAAAAATTTTCCTCGCCCCACCTCACAACAAAATATTCGTCAGTTTTTAGGATTAGCTAACTTTTTTAGaagattcattaaaaatttttcCATTATAGCCAGACCATTAACTCAATTGCTTAAAAAGGATAGTAAATTTATATGGACCGATGATCAAGAAAACGCTTTTGTTCAACTGAAATCTAAACTAAGTGCAAGACCGACTATGGCTTTATATGATCAGCATGCGGAAACAGAATTACATACGGATGCGTGTAAAATAGGTATTGGTGCTATCTTACTCCAACGATCTGGTTCGGGACCGTTCCGTGCCGTAGCTTACTTTAGTCGTCAAACTTCCCATGATGAACAACGGTTTACGTCCTATGATCTAGAAACGCTCGCGGTTATTTGCGCTTTACAACGTTTTAGGGTTTATTTACTTGGTctagaatttaaaattgtaacggACTGTAATTCATTGCGAGCTACTTTTGAGAAACGTGACCTTATTCCCCGTGTCGCGAGATGGTGGAGCCAACTTCAAGAATTTAATTGTCACATTGAGTATAGGGCCGGTAACAAAATGAGTCATGCAGATGCTTTGAGTCGTAATcccgttaataataataaagataataatataacgttaGGAGATTCTGTCTTTACTATTAATTGCAATGACTGGTTAGCTACTGTTCAAAACACTGATccaaaattaaaacgtattattgATATCCTCACAGACAAACAAACTGACGAAGTaactgacataaaaaataattaccgttATATTAATGAACATTTATATAGGAAAACCGATTCAGGGTTAAAATGGGTAGTTCCCAAAGCATCTAGATGGCGAATCGTTAAGCAGTGTCATGATGATATAGGTCATGTGGGAATAGATAAGGCCCTGGCAAAGATCTCTAGCGACTATTGGTTTCCAAAAATGAGGCcatttgttcaaaaatatgtgcGTTCGTGTCTAGACTGTGCCTACCATAAAGCTCCTGCGGGTAAACCAGAGGGGTTTTTAAACCCGATACCAAAAATTCCAAGCCCATTTCATACAATCCATTTGGATCATTTAGGTCCTTTCGTAAGAAGCCGAAACCGAAATACCTATTTACTTGTTGTAATTGAtgcattttcaaaatttatattgataaaaccaGTTCGCGGCACTGatacaaaatatgtaacatCAGTATTAAAAGATATCTTTTATACTTTTAGTGTTCCAAACAGACTAATATCAGATAGGGGCAGTAGTTTTACGAGTCttgca is part of the Vanessa atalanta chromosome 10, ilVanAtal1.2, whole genome shotgun sequence genome and encodes:
- the LOC125067085 gene encoding uncharacterized protein LOC125067085, giving the protein MESRQSKRSLHKRRKRRREVECTSTSSSSSDPVIERHHRSGQRHTKDESRNAGRSRGRSRDRSRGRSRGRSRGRSRGRSRDRSRGRSRDRSRGRSPGHRRDRSHRHSRSRSQGTSRGRKQGSSHTPHRNDVQGTDSTNVISRDSNNSTQSDLDKFINTLSSAITGTNNTDKFQNTVNTIPEFDPSLKNQTMSMWLNKINECASIFGWSERQTIHFALSRLSGLAKMWYESLPSLLYSWSDWQNKLLDAFPCHENYGQLLNDMLLRRARFGDSLEEYFYEKSVLLNRYGISGRKAVDCIIFGIDDRTIRMGAEAAQYEDPNKLLTFLKSVKVTKRVDKTIVNNSNQSTQNFNNIKRTFPERRSNVHCYNCGQTGHYSSKCLQPIKRCIKCRLIGHLASECTKENISSGNNQNSNSVNTGNNSDKTVMNINSSNDDEKYYKKAFVNGVMVESFVDLGSRKTLLRETEARKILSTWNKSNTNTLVGFGNSTVTPIGSSDAQVIVDGVSGITEILIVPDIFLPKYPMLIGHSNCFAFNLRELGCTKDGELNIKLTDDRPIVYRPYRLSFDEKKVVRNMIDEMMTAGIIRESNSQFASPIIIVKKKTGDRRLCVDFRALNRKTVKEHYPLPRIEDQLDNLSGYKYFTTLDLASGYYQVPICEESKHITAFVTPEGQYEFNRMPFGLANAPAVFQRIINKVLSKTNSDVAMAYMDDIIIPSKTRYKARFTENRCSKKFSSPHLTTKYSSVFRIS